In Crinalium epipsammum PCC 9333, the following are encoded in one genomic region:
- a CDS encoding serine/threonine-protein kinase, with translation MQPPIATETILQNRYRLLSILGQGGFGRTYLAEDQGRFNEPCALKELIPPHDSNYVLQKSKELFQREAATLYQIQHPQIPQFRATFEENERLFLVQDYVAGKTYRTLLDERKAAGTTFSEAEVWQFLLQLLPVLVHIHVKGIIHRDISPDNIILRESDNLPVLIDFGVVKELATKFHLPPTATPVTTVGKPGYAPSEQIQTGRSYPNSDLYSLAVTCIVLLTGKEPQELFDDIQLSWQWQKWVNVNDGFAQVLNRMLGYRPGDRFQSAGEVIQALKLLTNPNPNPQPPIANPQPPTRNLQPPENNVSRMRTIAVGRPPEPIASNYRRSTRQEPVISEPRSSFWDDPWAIIPVGIALAILAGFGSWALVSTILHSRSSSSVDTTPAVIPSETPTPSETPTPTPASSPSNYSQKLNISAGKTISKDGTLKENATVDYIISAQQGQQLDASLSDEGVLMTILGPDQNPIDNSATRVRGWKGTLPYSGDYQIQLKPIKGLDNSEYQLNITLSEALAPSPTPIPTATSIPVPTPSESPSSVGSNVGAEAITFPAGQNTTRISGLITSPQQSKLYVVNAQEGQTMRINLRESNATLEIRDPNNQPLDNASGVVAWNGQLPSDGQYQIEVIASDPTTFNLDVSISNQ, from the coding sequence ATGCAGCCACCGATTGCCACAGAAACAATTCTGCAAAACCGCTACCGCTTGCTGAGTATTTTGGGGCAGGGGGGGTTTGGTCGCACTTATCTAGCAGAAGATCAGGGACGTTTTAATGAGCCTTGTGCTTTGAAAGAGTTAATTCCCCCCCATGATTCAAATTATGTCCTACAAAAGTCAAAGGAACTGTTCCAGCGCGAAGCAGCAACTCTCTATCAAATTCAGCATCCACAAATACCGCAATTTAGGGCGACGTTTGAAGAAAATGAGCGTTTATTTCTAGTGCAGGATTATGTAGCAGGAAAAACTTATCGCACGCTGTTAGATGAGCGTAAGGCTGCTGGGACGACTTTTTCAGAAGCAGAAGTTTGGCAATTTCTACTGCAACTACTGCCTGTGTTAGTGCATATTCACGTCAAGGGGATTATTCACAGAGATATCTCGCCAGATAATATTATTTTGCGTGAAAGTGATAACTTACCTGTGTTAATTGACTTTGGCGTAGTTAAAGAACTTGCAACTAAGTTTCACTTACCGCCAACGGCAACACCTGTAACCACTGTAGGTAAACCAGGTTACGCCCCTAGTGAGCAAATCCAAACAGGTAGATCCTACCCGAATAGCGATCTGTACTCCTTAGCAGTAACTTGTATAGTGCTGCTGACAGGGAAGGAACCGCAGGAATTATTTGATGATATTCAGCTTAGTTGGCAATGGCAAAAGTGGGTAAATGTTAATGATGGGTTTGCCCAAGTATTGAATCGGATGTTAGGTTATCGACCAGGCGATCGCTTTCAATCTGCTGGGGAAGTAATTCAAGCACTGAAATTATTAACTAATCCTAATCCCAACCCTCAACCCCCTATTGCTAACCCACAACCGCCAACCCGTAACCTCCAACCCCCAGAAAATAACGTTTCGCGAATGCGAACGATCGCAGTCGGAAGACCCCCAGAACCCATTGCTTCCAACTACAGGCGTTCTACTAGACAGGAACCAGTAATATCTGAACCTAGAAGTTCTTTTTGGGATGATCCTTGGGCAATCATTCCGGTTGGTATAGCTTTGGCGATTTTAGCGGGATTTGGATCTTGGGCGTTGGTTAGTACTATCCTGCATAGTCGTTCCTCATCCTCAGTGGATACAACACCAGCAGTTATTCCTTCTGAAACACCTACACCCTCAGAAACACCGACACCCACGCCCGCATCTAGTCCTAGTAACTATAGTCAAAAGCTAAATATATCTGCGGGTAAAACAATTTCTAAAGATGGAACCCTGAAAGAAAATGCCACTGTTGATTACATAATTAGCGCACAGCAAGGGCAACAGTTAGACGCATCTCTAAGCGATGAAGGCGTATTGATGACTATATTAGGACCTGATCAAAACCCCATTGATAACAGCGCCACGCGGGTAAGAGGATGGAAAGGCACACTTCCTTATTCTGGTGACTATCAAATTCAACTTAAACCAATCAAAGGATTGGATAATAGCGAATATCAGTTAAACATTACTTTGTCTGAAGCATTGGCTCCTAGCCCAACACCGATACCCACAGCGACATCAATACCTGTTCCCACTCCTAGCGAAAGTCCTAGTTCTGTAGGTAGTAATGTTGGTGCTGAAGCAATCACTTTTCCAGCAGGTCAAAATACAACTAGAATTTCAGGTCTTATAACCAGTCCCCAGCAAAGTAAGCTTTACGTTGTCAATGCTCAAGAAGGTCAAACAATGAGAATAAATCTTAGAGAGAGTAATGCTACTTTGGAAATTCGCGATCCTAATAATCAACCGCTAGATAATGCTTCTGGGGTTGTCGCCTGGAATGGTCAACTGCCTAGTGATGGTCAGTATCAAATTGAGGTGATTGCTTCTGATCCAACTACATTTAATCTGGATGTCAGTATTAGTAATCAGTAG
- a CDS encoding M20 metallopeptidase family protein — protein MASTSLSPLPVDISRIRPAIQALQAQIIDWRRYLHQRPELGFREEITAKFITKKLQEWGIVHQTEIAKTGIVAIIKGTKATSATQNPKVLAIRADMDALPIQEENDVPYKSLHDGVMHACGHDGHTAIALATAYYLSQHQDQFAGTVKIIFQPAEEGPGGAKPMVEAGVLQNPDVDAIIGLHLWNNLPLGTVGVRSGALMAAVEIFNCTILGKGGHGAMPHQTVDSIVVAAQIVNALQTIVARNIDPIESAVVTVGELHAGTAHNVIADTARMSGTVRYFNPSLDGYFKKRIEQIIAGICQSYGANYELNYYSLYPPVINDGQIADLVRSVAVDVVETPVGIVPECQTMGGEDMSFFLQAVPGCYFFLGSANTEKNLAYPHHHPRFNFDETALLMGVEIFARCVEKFCN, from the coding sequence ATGGCTTCTACTTCTTTAAGTCCTCTGCCTGTTGATATCTCTAGAATTAGACCAGCAATTCAAGCATTGCAAGCACAAATTATCGACTGGCGTAGATATTTACATCAACGCCCTGAACTTGGTTTTAGAGAAGAAATCACGGCTAAATTTATTACCAAAAAGTTGCAAGAATGGGGTATTGTTCATCAAACTGAGATTGCGAAAACTGGAATTGTTGCCATTATAAAAGGCACAAAAGCAACTTCAGCAACCCAAAATCCCAAAGTATTGGCAATTCGGGCAGATATGGATGCCTTGCCAATTCAAGAAGAAAATGATGTACCTTATAAATCACTACATGATGGAGTAATGCACGCTTGCGGTCACGATGGACATACTGCGATCGCACTAGCAACTGCATATTACCTCTCCCAGCATCAAGATCAATTTGCAGGTACTGTCAAAATTATCTTCCAACCAGCCGAAGAAGGTCCAGGCGGTGCAAAACCAATGGTTGAAGCTGGTGTTTTACAAAATCCAGATGTCGATGCCATCATTGGATTGCATTTGTGGAACAATTTACCACTAGGTACAGTTGGTGTAAGAAGTGGCGCATTAATGGCAGCAGTTGAAATATTTAACTGCACGATTTTAGGTAAAGGTGGGCATGGTGCAATGCCTCATCAAACCGTTGATTCCATTGTAGTTGCTGCTCAAATTGTTAATGCTTTGCAAACAATTGTGGCGCGTAATATTGATCCGATTGAATCGGCTGTTGTAACTGTTGGTGAACTCCATGCCGGAACAGCACACAACGTAATTGCAGATACCGCACGAATGAGTGGTACTGTGCGCTATTTTAATCCATCATTAGATGGATATTTCAAAAAAAGAATTGAACAAATAATTGCTGGAATTTGTCAGAGTTACGGCGCAAACTACGAGTTAAATTACTACAGTTTATACCCACCTGTAATTAATGATGGACAGATAGCAGATTTAGTACGTTCCGTAGCAGTAGATGTTGTAGAAACTCCTGTGGGAATAGTACCTGAGTGTCAAACTATGGGCGGTGAAGATATGTCTTTCTTTCTGCAAGCTGTTCCAGGGTGCTATTTCTTTTTAGGTTCTGCAAATACCGAGAAAAATTTAGCTTATCCTCATCATCATCCACGATTTAATTTTGATGAAACAGCGCTCTTGATGGGGGTAGAAATTTTTGCTCGTTGTGTTGAAAAATTTTGTAACTAG
- a CDS encoding phosphonate ABC transporter ATP-binding protein yields the protein MQSAIECENLETAYAVSLSRPILNRINCTINPGEFVCLLGLNGAGKSTLLRAMIGLVPLKQGVIRINGVTMTPRTLTQTRRDLGMLFQGGGLIRQLPAIENVLCGRLGELPTWKTFWGFPKQDRRLAIDLLTRLGLQDQIYQKTGQLSGGQQQRVAIARALIQSPKILLADEPITGLDVMAARQVMDILSKLHQEQGMTVVVVLHDLALAAAYAQRAIILDAGRVVYDGNCDRLHDQFSQLLSY from the coding sequence ATGCAGTCTGCGATTGAGTGTGAAAATTTGGAGACAGCTTATGCTGTCTCCCTTAGTCGTCCGATCCTAAACCGGATTAATTGCACAATTAATCCAGGGGAGTTTGTTTGTTTACTAGGGCTAAATGGTGCGGGTAAGTCTACCCTATTAAGGGCAATGATTGGCTTAGTACCATTGAAGCAGGGAGTTATTCGCATTAATGGTGTGACGATGACTCCCCGCACTCTTACTCAAACTCGCCGAGATTTAGGAATGTTGTTTCAAGGAGGAGGATTGATTCGTCAACTTCCTGCCATAGAAAATGTTTTGTGTGGACGTTTGGGTGAGTTACCCACCTGGAAAACTTTTTGGGGTTTTCCTAAGCAGGATCGACGTTTGGCGATTGATTTATTGACTCGTTTAGGATTGCAGGATCAGATTTACCAGAAGACTGGTCAATTAAGCGGTGGACAACAACAACGAGTTGCGATCGCCCGCGCTTTAATTCAATCTCCTAAAATCTTGTTAGCTGATGAACCAATTACAGGTTTAGATGTGATGGCAGCTAGACAAGTAATGGATATTTTATCAAAGCTGCATCAAGAACAAGGTATGACTGTGGTGGTGGTGTTGCACGATTTAGCTTTAGCTGCTGCTTATGCCCAACGTGCGATTATTCTTGATGCGGGTCGGGTAGTATATGACGGAAATTGCGATCGCCTACACGATCAATTTTCTCAATTGTTGAGTTATTAG
- a CDS encoding DNA starvation/stress protection protein DpsA gives MSETQTVLHSFGEVYDNPVLLDKSVTTPVCEGLNIALASFQALYLQYQKHHFVVEGAEFYQLHEFFETSYNDVQGHVHEIGERLNGLGGVPAASFSKLAQLCCFTPEEDGVYGCRAMVEHDLTAEQAMIGLIRRQAGQAESLGDRGTRYLYEQILLKTEERAYHLAHFLAKDSLTLGFVQASQN, from the coding sequence ATGTCTGAAACACAAACTGTATTACACTCGTTTGGTGAGGTTTATGACAATCCGGTGTTGTTAGACAAAAGTGTCACAACGCCCGTCTGTGAGGGCTTAAACATTGCTCTAGCAAGTTTTCAGGCTCTATACCTGCAATATCAAAAGCACCACTTTGTAGTTGAAGGTGCTGAATTTTACCAATTACATGAATTTTTTGAAACCAGCTACAACGATGTTCAAGGTCATGTGCATGAAATTGGTGAACGCTTAAATGGTTTAGGCGGTGTACCAGCAGCTAGTTTTAGCAAATTGGCGCAACTGTGCTGCTTTACACCAGAAGAAGATGGTGTTTATGGCTGTCGTGCAATGGTTGAACACGATTTAACAGCCGAACAAGCTATGATTGGGCTTATTCGCCGTCAAGCAGGACAAGCTGAAAGTTTAGGCGATCGCGGTACTCGCTACTTATACGAACAAATTTTGTTAAAAACTGAGGAAAGAGCTTATCATCTGGCTCATTTCCTTGCTAAAGACAGCTTAACCCTGGGTTTTGTACAGGCTTCTCAGAACTAA
- the phnE gene encoding phosphonate ABC transporter, permease protein PhnE has product MNLFFIHKLKIKNSQFLQIYTWLSRLVILFIIVAVYTWALQGLKVDVALLKDSFPYVTDFISRLWPPNLEVVDLAIEALVETVQMSLWGTTIGAIISLPIAVCSAHNIAPLWLRWLASFLQNAVRSIPSIILGLIFVAATGLGAPAGTLALGIYTIGYLAKFYQEAIESVDPRSIESLEVSGASWIQIAQYGIFPQVIPLGLGYTLYMFEYNIRAASVLGVVGAGGIGFELVNYIRGFEYTKATTMMLVLLVVVTVIDALSSQLRSKLEKI; this is encoded by the coding sequence ATGAATTTGTTTTTTATTCACAAACTCAAAATTAAAAATTCACAATTCTTACAGATCTATACTTGGCTTAGTCGCTTAGTAATATTATTTATTATAGTTGCTGTCTATACTTGGGCATTGCAAGGTTTAAAAGTTGATGTTGCCTTGCTCAAAGATAGTTTTCCCTATGTTACAGATTTTATCTCACGTTTGTGGCCACCCAATTTAGAAGTTGTTGATCTAGCCATTGAAGCTTTAGTTGAAACAGTACAAATGTCTTTATGGGGAACTACAATTGGGGCAATTATTTCTTTACCTATTGCTGTTTGTTCCGCCCATAATATAGCTCCTCTTTGGCTGCGCTGGTTAGCTAGTTTTTTACAAAATGCTGTCCGGTCTATCCCATCAATTATATTAGGATTAATCTTTGTTGCTGCTACTGGACTCGGCGCACCAGCAGGAACTTTAGCTTTAGGTATCTATACGATAGGTTATCTGGCGAAGTTTTATCAAGAAGCGATCGAATCAGTAGATCCACGCTCAATAGAATCTTTAGAAGTTAGCGGTGCATCTTGGATACAAATTGCTCAATACGGCATTTTTCCCCAAGTTATACCATTAGGACTCGGCTACACATTATATATGTTCGAGTACAATATTCGCGCTGCTTCTGTATTAGGTGTAGTAGGTGCGGGTGGTATTGGTTTTGAGTTAGTTAATTATATTCGTGGCTTTGAGTACACCAAAGCAACCACTATGATGCTAGTGTTGTTGGTTGTTGTCACGGTTATTGATGCTTTGAGTAGTCAACTACGTTCAAAGCTGGAGAAAATTTAG
- a CDS encoding (2Fe-2S) ferredoxin domain-containing protein, giving the protein MSKHTEASTFTIEGRFLGFEIEDGYKLKRLRLGTAEGEQSIKLSKDLKTRLRWDLTSGAWLEITVEKKLDLKTGKLKIKASRITPVIPKNCETNRPSVVDLNAKASAPAKTKAPILVCQKSDCMKRGGKAVCQALAESLRDRGLDDQVAIKGTGCMKQCKAGPNIVMPDKTRYTRIGAEEIPDIIDKHFPTQPACQPAAKIPQQAAEHTQRQVTTLVY; this is encoded by the coding sequence ATGAGTAAGCATACTGAGGCATCAACATTTACTATTGAAGGGCGGTTTCTGGGGTTTGAAATCGAGGACGGCTACAAACTTAAACGCTTGAGATTGGGGACTGCTGAAGGCGAACAGTCTATAAAACTATCTAAAGATTTAAAAACTAGATTGAGATGGGATTTAACTTCTGGTGCTTGGTTGGAAATTACTGTTGAAAAAAAACTTGATCTAAAAACAGGCAAACTCAAAATCAAAGCATCTCGAATCACACCCGTTATTCCCAAGAATTGCGAGACTAATCGCCCAAGTGTAGTAGATTTAAACGCTAAAGCATCTGCACCTGCTAAAACAAAGGCTCCAATTTTGGTATGTCAAAAGTCAGATTGCATGAAGCGTGGCGGTAAAGCAGTTTGTCAGGCACTAGCAGAAAGTTTACGCGATCGCGGTTTAGATGACCAAGTGGCAATTAAGGGAACCGGATGTATGAAGCAATGCAAAGCTGGTCCTAACATTGTCATGCCCGACAAAACCCGTTATACCCGTATTGGCGCTGAAGAAATTCCTGATATTATTGACAAACATTTTCCTACTCAACCAGCTTGTCAACCTGCTGCTAAGATTCCTCAACAAGCTGCTGAACATACTCAGCGACAGGTTACTACCTTAGTTTATTAG
- a CDS encoding Asr1405/Asl0597 family protein, producing MNPLNLEPEAGKVVNISLADRWQVYLRLQQLDIPCSCATNQPLRVQVQNSVAAVQLWSVARQLTASRRELTFWLERCWSL from the coding sequence ATGAATCCATTAAATTTAGAACCAGAAGCAGGAAAGGTTGTCAATATATCTTTAGCAGACCGTTGGCAGGTATATCTGCGCTTACAACAACTAGATATACCTTGCAGTTGTGCTACTAACCAGCCGTTGCGAGTACAAGTTCAGAATTCCGTAGCAGCCGTACAACTTTGGAGCGTCGCCAGACAACTCACAGCCTCGCGTCGGGAGTTAACGTTCTGGTTGGAACGTTGCTGGAGCCTCTAG
- a CDS encoding Rid family detoxifying hydrolase — protein MDADELLEQYAEGERNFEESDLSHENLKGADLSEINFCYADLSNADLSRASLKDAKLIRVNLSNADLSWADLRGADLSGANLENANLSKASLDQANLTNTDLSSANLNRASLDYALLSKANLINADLSGTNLVGADLGRANLENADLSNATLDNSILISANFGAANLKKASLCNANIERASLEGANLISANLNGTNLSNVDLSDANISLATYKNADLTGARMPDGEIYQPEGYDKGFGNTEKPLEKETPMTRKVINTEQAPKPVGPYNQAIVASGQMIFVAGQIAIDPRLGDIVYTDDVAKQTERVMENLQAILTAAGATFKDVVKTSVFLKNMNDFAAMNAVYAKYFDEETAPARACVEVARLPKDVLVEIDCIAVI, from the coding sequence ATGGATGCTGATGAACTTTTAGAACAATACGCAGAAGGGGAACGCAACTTTGAGGAGTCTGATCTAAGTCACGAAAATCTTAAAGGTGCAGATCTTAGTGAAATTAATTTTTGTTATGCTGACTTGAGTAATGCAGATCTCAGTCGTGCGTCTTTGAAGGATGCCAAACTGATCAGAGTAAATTTAAGTAATGCCGATTTAAGTTGGGCAGATCTTCGAGGTGCAGATTTAAGTGGTGCGAACCTAGAGAATGCAAATTTGAGTAAGGCTAGTTTAGATCAAGCAAATCTTACAAATACAGACTTAAGCTCTGCAAATCTAAATCGAGCCTCATTAGACTATGCTTTACTATCTAAAGCGAATTTAATTAATGCTGATCTAAGCGGTACAAATTTAGTTGGAGCAGATCTCGGTCGTGCTAACTTAGAAAATGCTGACCTGAGTAATGCTACTTTAGATAATTCAATTTTAATTAGTGCAAATTTTGGGGCGGCAAACCTGAAAAAAGCTTCTTTATGTAACGCAAATATAGAGAGAGCAAGTCTGGAAGGTGCTAACTTAATCAGCGCCAACTTAAATGGAACAAATTTGAGTAATGTCGATTTGAGTGATGCGAACATTTCTTTAGCCACCTATAAAAATGCAGATTTAACTGGTGCAAGGATGCCTGATGGGGAAATTTATCAGCCGGAAGGATATGATAAAGGATTTGGTAACACAGAGAAACCCTTAGAGAAAGAAACACCAATGACTCGCAAAGTTATTAATACAGAACAAGCACCCAAACCTGTTGGTCCCTATAACCAAGCTATTGTAGCTAGTGGTCAAATGATTTTTGTGGCTGGTCAAATTGCGATCGATCCTAGACTTGGTGATATCGTTTACACCGATGATGTAGCAAAGCAGACAGAACGAGTAATGGAAAATCTCCAGGCAATTCTGACAGCAGCAGGAGCAACTTTTAAAGATGTGGTAAAAACTTCTGTTTTTCTCAAAAATATGAATGATTTTGCTGCTATGAATGCAGTTTATGCTAAATATTTTGATGAGGAAACAGCACCAGCACGTGCTTGTGTTGAGGTAGCACGTTTACCCAAGGATGTTTTAGTAGAAATTGACTGTATTGCTGTAATTTAG
- a CDS encoding NUDIX domain-containing protein, with protein sequence MAYRNPTPTVDIIIELIDRPHRPIVLIERQNEPFGWAIPGGFVDYGESVETAAQREAQEETGLQVELIEQFYVYSDPNRDPRQHTMSVVFIATATGEPQSGDDAKSLEVFDSWRIPSNLCFDHDRIMRDYWRYRHYGMRPRLI encoded by the coding sequence GTGGCTTATCGAAATCCTACTCCTACAGTCGATATCATTATTGAATTAATTGACCGACCTCATCGACCAATAGTATTGATTGAACGCCAAAATGAACCTTTCGGCTGGGCAATTCCTGGTGGGTTTGTTGATTATGGTGAGTCGGTAGAAACGGCAGCACAACGAGAAGCGCAAGAAGAGACAGGTTTACAGGTAGAGCTAATTGAGCAGTTTTATGTATATTCTGATCCTAATCGTGACCCACGCCAGCACACGATGAGTGTTGTGTTTATCGCAACAGCAACGGGGGAACCTCAATCTGGAGATGATGCTAAGTCGTTAGAGGTGTTTGACTCTTGGCGTATTCCTAGTAATCTTTGTTTTGATCACGATCGCATTATGCGGGATTATTGGCGTTATCGGCATTATGGGATGCGTCCCAGGTTGATTTAG
- the bioD gene encoding dethiobiotin synthase, translating into MNALLITATDTEIGKTVLTTALIAYWHKYCPDRSLGVMKPIQAGTGDREMYTQLFSIDQSLEEINPLYFSAPLAPPLAAEKEGRIVDLAIVWQAFDRLRQKRDFVLVEALGGLGSPVTHELTVADVASDWRLPTVLVVPVRLGAIAQAVANVALARQSNIYLKGIVLNCNQPRSDEEIANWTPTDLIESLTNIPVLGCLPYLTNPNDLNQLALVASDLDLEKLLPI; encoded by the coding sequence TTGAACGCACTATTAATTACTGCTACTGATACAGAAATTGGCAAGACAGTCCTCACAACTGCTTTGATAGCTTATTGGCACAAGTATTGTCCAGACAGAAGTTTGGGGGTAATGAAACCAATTCAAGCAGGTACAGGCGATCGCGAAATGTACACGCAGTTGTTTTCTATAGATCAATCTCTTGAAGAGATTAATCCTCTCTACTTTTCTGCACCTTTAGCGCCTCCGTTAGCAGCAGAAAAAGAAGGACGAATAGTAGATTTAGCCATTGTTTGGCAAGCGTTTGATCGGTTACGCCAAAAGCGAGATTTTGTGCTAGTAGAAGCATTAGGGGGGCTAGGTTCGCCTGTTACCCATGAACTAACTGTTGCTGATGTAGCTTCTGATTGGCGGTTGCCAACTGTGTTAGTAGTACCTGTTAGACTAGGTGCGATCGCACAAGCTGTAGCTAATGTTGCCTTGGCGCGTCAGTCAAACATTTATCTCAAAGGCATTGTTCTTAACTGTAACCAACCACGTTCAGATGAAGAAATCGCTAATTGGACACCTACGGATTTAATTGAATCTCTGACAAACATTCCCGTTTTAGGCTGTTTACCTTATTTAACCAATCCTAATGATTTAAATCAATTAGCACTCGTTGCATCAGATTTAGATTTAGAGAAATTACTACCTATTTAA